The following coding sequences lie in one Anguilla anguilla isolate fAngAng1 chromosome 14, fAngAng1.pri, whole genome shotgun sequence genomic window:
- the fgf10a gene encoding fibroblast growth factor 10a codes for MLTHSWSGTPGAEPAGERVAAAAAAATATVATVATVATEPQGRARRPVQHAPEPRFPARPPRAGTMRARTVRQGSWTRLSYLCLLLPLLLWSLPPPAAAAASAAARDPRHPAMRSPRVANGNASAVVGRHVRSYNHLQGDVRRRKLFSFQKFFLRIDRSGRVNGTKSKDDPFSILEIKSVEVGVVVIKGLSSNYYLAINKKGDLYGAKDYVTDCNLKERIEENGYNTYASAEWRNRKRPMFVGLSANGKPMRGKKTRRKNIATHFLPIVV; via the exons ATGTTGACGCATTCCTGGTCTGGGACGCCAGGAGCGGAACCGGCTGGGGAGcgagtagcagcagcagcagcagcggcgacGGCGACGGTCGCCACGGTCGCCACGGTCGCTACGGAACCCCAGGGCCGCGCCCGCCGCCCTGTCCAGCATGCCCCTGAGCCCCGGttccccgcccgccccccccgcgccggGACCATGCGCGCTCGGACAGTGAGGCAGGGCTCCTGGACCCGGCTCTCCTACCTGTGCCTCCTGCTGCCGCTGCTCCTCtggtccctgcccccccccgccgccgccgccgcctccgccgccgcccgggacccccgccaccccgccaTGCGCTCGCCCCGCGTCGCCAACGGCAACGCCTCCGCCGTGGTGGGGAGGCACGTGCGCAGCTACAACCATCTCCAGGGCGACGTGCGCCGCAGGAAGCTCTTCTCCTTCCAGAAGTTCTTCCTCAGGATTGACAGGAGCGGGAGGGTCAACGGCACCAAGAGCAAGGACGACCCGTTCA GTATACTGGAGATTAAGTCCGTGGAGGTGGGGGTCGTGGTCATTAAAGGGCTCAGCAGCAACTATTACCTGGCCATCAACAAGAAGGGGGACCTGTATGGAGCG AAGGACTACGTGACGGACTGCAACCTGAAGGAGCGCATCGAGGAGAACGGGTACAACACCTACGCCTCGGCCGAGTGGCGGAACAGGAAGAGGCCGATGTTCGTGGGCCTGAGCGCCAACGGGAAACCCATGAGGGGCAAGAAGACCCGGCGGAAAAACATCGCCACACACTTCCTGCCCATCGTGGTGTAG